The window CTATCCAGCTCCGGCTCAACTTCCTCGGCCCGTTTTCCTCTCAGATCGAGTTCCAGCAAGCGCTTCCTTCGAGGAGAATCGCGCTTCACGGTGTACGATGTAGAAAGGGACCTTTCTGATGGAGGCGCTATCTTCTCTACTTCCGACACATCTACCCTGACCCGCGTTTGTCCGGCCTGAATTTCAATCTGGTTGCTCTTCTCCGATAGCGAGAGAACCGTTCCGGTGAGGTGGGTATCGATCAGCCGCACGTGATCGCCCTCGGCAATCCGTTCCTCCACCACCTCTTTGCCGGTGCGCTCGATCTTCGGTTGCCATGCGGGACCAGCCAGTTGCTCATGGACGGTCTTTAGTGCCTGCCTGGATTGGTCGATGCTTTCTTTGGTCCTCGCCTTTTTCAGCTCCGCCGCTGCGCTTCGGATTTGTCTCTGCAACTCCGAAGCCTCAGTGGCGATCCTGTCTCTGGCCTCTCGAAGGGCATATTGTTCTTGCTCCTTCAGCCTTCGCATGTCGGTTTCCAGATTCTCTCTGAGACGATCGATGGCAGCCTTTTCCTGATCCAGTTCTTCACGCAGGATTCGGGTATTTTGCTTCTCATGCGTCAGGTCGGTCAAAAGCTCCTCGATCTCCACTGCGCCTTTGGACAGCATTCCTTTGGCAGAGGCCACGATCTCCTCCGGAAGTCCCAGACGTGAAGCAATCGCCAGCGCATTGCTGCCGCCGGGGATGCCCATCGTCAGACGGTAGGTTGGCCCCAGCGTGACAGGATCGAACTCGAAAGAGGCGTTCTGCATTCCAGACGTGGCGTGGGCGAAAATCTTGAGTTCGCTGAAGTGAGTGGTCGCCACCACGAACGTTCCCCTTTGCAGAAAATGAAGCAGGACTGATTGTGCCAATGCGGTGCCCTCTGCGGGATCGGTGCTGGTTCCCAGTTCGTCCAAGAGCACCAGGCTTCTGGAGGTGGACATTCGCAGAATCCGCACAATATTGCTCATATGCCAGCTAAAAGTGGAGAGGGTTTGCTCGATGCTCTGTTCATCCCCGATATCGGCAAAGACGCCGTCGAATACGGGCAGACAGCTTTCCTCGGAGGCGGGAATGGGCATGCCCGACTGAGCCATCAACGTCAAGAGTCCGATCGTCTTGAGCGCAACGGTTTTACCGCCGGTATTCGGTCCGGTGATAATGAGTGTGGAGAAGTCATCGCCCATTTCAACTGACAGGGGAACGGCCTTCTCTCTCAATAGCGGATGCCTGGCGTCGATCAAATTCAGCCCGATTGCATTCGCCTGTCCAACCTCGCCGATATCGATGATGTGGGGTTCAATCGCTTTTGCTCTCTCGGCATATCGCGCCTTCGAGAGCGCCAGGTCCAGCTCGGCGATCAGCGCAATATCTTGAGATATGGCAGCGCTATTGGCTCCCACCTCTGCGCTCAGGTCTGAGAGAATCCTCTGGATTTCCCGCTCCTCTTCCAGCGCCAGTTGCCGCAGCTTGTTGCCCAGTTCCACTGTTCCGAAGGGCTCGATGAATACGGTGGCTCCGGTGTTGGAGACGTCATGAACAATGCCTTTGATATCCTTCTGGAATTCCACCTTGACGGGGATGACATATCGGCCTTCTCTTTCGGTGATCAGCGACTCTTGCAGCAGACCTTGACTGGTGATCGATCTAACGATGCCTTCCAGCTGGCGGAGGAGCCGCTGACGCGTTTCTCTCAATTGCTGTCTCAGCTCAGCCAGCTTTGGCGAAGCGGAATCCGATATTTCCGAGGCGTCATCGATACACCTGCTGATCTCCTGTTCCAGATGCGGCATAGGAACGATTCTATTGGTAATCTCGTAGAGCGCAGGCAGCTCCGATGCCAGTTTGCCAATGTTGGTGTGCAGTTTGTTTGCCGATGCCAGGGTTGAGGCAATATCCAGGAGTGTGAGAGGATCGAGTGTTTTCCCCCTCGAGGCTACTGCTACACTCTCGCGAACATCCCGAGCCCCGCCGATGGAGAATCCCGGATTGCCTGCGAGAAGCTGGCGCGCTTCGGCGGATTGTCTGAGCCAGAGAGAGACCAACTCCCCGTCGGCGGAAGGCATGAGGTTGAGGACCAGTTCCCGGCTCACCGGAAAAGATACAAAGCTAGCGAATATCTCCCTCACTTTTGGGAATTCCAGCATGTGCAGGCTTTTTTCGTCGATGTTCATGGCACTTCCGTAGAATCATTCTACGGGGTTATTGGGCGGATTGCCACCCTTGTCTTGATGCCGTGGATTTTTGACCGTTCTGAGCGTCGTGATGAAGGAGAACAGATAAATGTCTGGAGGGTGGCATCTCTAACGCGCGAAGCCCCATCCAACCCAGAAAGAAGAGTTGTGGGCAGGAGGTCAATAATCCGCACTTCAGGCTAAACATCATTGCAGCCAATAGGTTGCCCTTTTCCGTGTGGTAAGATATTATTTCTGTGATTATCGAACAAGTCGGCTTCCGAATAGGGAATCAGCAGAGTATTATGCGTACATCCGTATATCACAACAACAATGACGTGCGCCTGGAGCAGAGGCCGGTTCCAAATATTGGAGCCGGTGAGTTGCTGGTAAAGGTGATGGCTAGCGGCATCTGTGGTAGCGACGTAATGGAATGGTATCGCATCCCAAAGGCGCCGTTAGTGCTGGGCCACGAGATCGCTGGGGAGATCGCCAAAGTCGGTGAGGGCGTTCACTCATTCAAAGTTGGGGGGCGGGTGTTCGTTTCTCACCATGTTCCCTGCATGGCGTGCCATTATTGTCAAAGCGGGAATTACACCGTCTGCGATACGCTTCGCAGCACCAACTTCGATCCCGGCGGCTTTTCCGAATACCTCCGTGTCCCGCAGATCAACGTTCGTAGCGGCACCTTTGCTCTGCCTGATGAGGTCTCGTATGAAGAGGGGACGATCGTCGAACCGCTGGCCTGCGTGGTCAGAGGTCAGGAGAAGGCAAGATTCCGGCCGGGGCAAAGCGTGTTAGTGCTCGGCAGCGGCATTTCGGGCATTCTGCACATTCAACTGGCTCGCGCCAGCGGCGCCAAACGCATCTTCGCCACCGATATCAGCGAATATCGACTCCAGGCAGCGATGCGATTCGGGGCCGACGCCGCTTTCCTCGCCGACCATGATGTGCCCGGCCGGATGCGGGACTTGAACGATGGATATCTTGCCGATCTCGTCATCGTATGCGTCGGAGCGCCTCAAGCGATATCGCAGGCACTGAAATCGGTGGAACGAGGTGGAACCATCCTGTTCTTCGCCCCGATGTTGCCAGGTCAGACCTTTCCGATGCCAATCTATGATCTCTGGCGTGACGGCATCACAACGACTGTCAGTTATGCCGGAAGCCCTGCCGATATCGACAAGGCCATCGAACTGATCCGTTCGCGAGCCATCAATGCGAAAGGCATGATCACCCATCGGCTGGGTTTAGCCGAAACTGGCCGGGGATTTCAACTCGTCGCTCAGGCGCAGAATTCCCTGAAGGTAGTCATCGAGCCACAGCGATGAGGGCATCGGCCAAATGTGCTAAACTTACACTTGGAGGGAAAAAGCATGACCCTATCGAGGAGAGCCCAATCTATCAGTCCTTCGCCCACCCTGGCCCTGACGGCAAAAGCTCGCGCTCTGCGCGCCAAGGGTATCGACGTGATCGGATTCGGGGCCGGGGAGCCGGATTTTGATACGCCCGACCACATTAAAAAAGAAGCTGTCAAGGCTATATCGGAAGGATTTACCAAGTATACGCCAACATCCGGCATCCCGGAACTAAAAGAGGCGATCTGCAAGAAATTCAAAGACGACAACGGCCTCGACTATGATCCGTCCCAGGTTGTGGTCTCCTGCGGAGCCAAACACAGCCTGTATAATATTATGCAAGTCCTTTGTGACGAGGGGGATGAGGTCATCGTGCCTGCTCCTTATTGGGTCAGCTACACTGAGCAAGTGAACGTAGCCGGAGCTAAGCCCGTAATCATTGATACCAAAGAAGATACCGGCTTCAAGATCACCCCCAAAATGCTCGGAAATCACATCAGCGATCGAACCAAGTTATTGGTGATGAACAGTCCTTCCAATCCCACAGGAGCCGTCTACTCCAGACAGGAATTAGAGGCCATTGCCAGGATTGCCGTTGATCGGAAAATATGGGTCATCTCCGACGAGATCTATGAGAAACTCATCTACGATGATGCCAAACACGTGAGCATTGCCTCTTTGGGGTCGGAAATAAAAGCGCGGACCCTGGTGGTCAATGGCGTCTCCAAAACCTATTCCATGACCGGATGGCGTATCGGGTATGCAGCCGGAGATAAACAGGTCATTGGTGCCATATCCAACTTACAGGACCATTCGACCTCCAATCCGACCTCCATCTCCCAACGGGCTGCTCTGGCCGCACTGACCTCGCCGCCCGAATTCGCGCGGCAGATGGCTCAGGAGTTCAAGAAACGGCGGGATTACATGGTCGAGACAGTGAACCGGATTCCGGGCCTCTCCTGCATTATGCCAAAGGGTGCGTTCTATGCCTTCGTGAATATATCGGGGCTTATGGGCAAGGCTTTCAAAGAAAAGACGGTCAACACGTCCATGGGCCTGACCGAGTTGCTTCTGGCCGAGGCCAACGTGGTTGTCATCCCCGGCGGGCCTTTTGGCGCAGATGACCATATTCGTCTTTCCTATGCCGTCTCAATGGACCATATTGTGACCGGGCTGGAGAGAATGCATCAAGTGATCAAACAGATGAAATAGAAGGACTTGCCAGACGAAACGGATCACGCACCACTGATGACCTATGGATCAGAAACTAATCGAATCCATCATCACTAATGCTCTTGCGGAAGACCTTGGCCAGGGGGATGTGACGACCGATACCCTCATCCCCGCTCATCTGGAAGCCAGAGCTTCCGTGTTGATCAAGTCTGAAGGCGTTTTGGCCGGGATCGAGGTGGCGGAATCGGTTTTTCGAAAAGTCGACCCCACTCTTCATTTCGAGAGATTGGTTCAGGACGGCGCCATGGTATCTCCAGGCGCAATTGTTGCCGAAATCAACGGGAAAGCGGCCAGCATCCTCAAGGCAGAGCGCGTGGCGCTTAACTTCCTGCAACGTCTGAGCGGTATCGCTTCCCAGACAGCCCTTCATGTTGCGGCCGTATCGGGAACGAAGGCCAAAATACTCGATACCCGTAAGACAAGTCCCGGCTTGAGGCCTATCGAAAAGTACGCTGTTCGAATGGGTGGGGGACAAAACCACCGCTACAATCTGTCCGATGGCGTACTTATCAAGGATAATCACCTGGCGGCACTGGCAACTCAAGGCATTGGACTAGGAGAAGCGGTCAAGCGAGCCAAAGCAAAAGCTCCCCAGGGGCTCAAGATAGAGGTCGAAGTGGAAACTGTGGAGCAAGCGGGGGAAGCTCTGGATGCCAGAGCGGATATCATCCTGCTGGACAACATGGGGATAGAAGAAATGCGCCGAGTGGTGGACATGGCACGCGGGATTGCGCTGACCGAGGCCTCCGGCGGAATTACCCTCGCCAACTTGCGCTCGGTTGCCAAAACCGGCGTCGACTTCATCTCCATCGGAGCGTTAACCCATTCGGCCAAAGCCCTGGATATCAGCCTCGACATCGATTTTCATACGGCACGTTGATAAAAGAAAAGGGGCCGCTGAACAAGCGGCCCCTTAACATCAACTTCTCTGAATCTGACCCTTTCCCCGGCGATTACTGCCGGATGGGGTTTGCCTGATTTGAGGCAACAGCCCCGATCCCTACGAGACCACTGGCCCGATCCAAGTCTGCATATGCCCTGCCTTGCCACCCAGACAGGGCATTAGGAATAAACCTCCATCACCCCGTACACGAGAAAAATCTTCATGTCCGCCTCCTCTCATCAGTATTCCTAATCAGGTTTCCTCATTATAAGTTATCTTTCATTCAAAACAAATAGTACAAAAGTCCCCGTGTTTTCGGTAGATAAAAGCCATGTTTTGTGAAAGGTTCCATGAAAAGGGCATCCTCCTTTCGCTTGAGCATGACATGACACTAGGTTACCCCGTGCGTAGCATAAGGAATAGTCCAATTGATTTCAAACCTCAACACTTCTACGTTGGTATGGATGTTCATAAGAAACACTGGATGGTTTCAATCCGGAACAATGGCCTCGTGCTGAAAACCTTCTCCATGAACCCATCGCCGGAGATGCTCAAGGATTATCTGAAAGGGTTTATCGAGATATTAAGGCATAATTGATTAAAGGCGCGGGCAAGCCCATGAAACCCAGCTTTGGAAATGGTACAATAAGCGGGGCAGGTTACCGCGACATGATATCATCGGACCTAATGGACATACGGATTACATCCTCACGGATGCCATTCCCCTTCAAAACAGTCCCAGACCACTTCATCGAAGGAGACACGTTAGCATGGCAAATCTATTCGGCTACATGGGGCGCATTCTTTTCGTTGACCTTTCCACCGGGCA is drawn from Dehalococcoidia bacterium and contains these coding sequences:
- a CDS encoding zinc-dependent dehydrogenase — encoded protein: MRTSVYHNNNDVRLEQRPVPNIGAGELLVKVMASGICGSDVMEWYRIPKAPLVLGHEIAGEIAKVGEGVHSFKVGGRVFVSHHVPCMACHYCQSGNYTVCDTLRSTNFDPGGFSEYLRVPQINVRSGTFALPDEVSYEEGTIVEPLACVVRGQEKARFRPGQSVLVLGSGISGILHIQLARASGAKRIFATDISEYRLQAAMRFGADAAFLADHDVPGRMRDLNDGYLADLVIVCVGAPQAISQALKSVERGGTILFFAPMLPGQTFPMPIYDLWRDGITTTVSYAGSPADIDKAIELIRSRAINAKGMITHRLGLAETGRGFQLVAQAQNSLKVVIEPQR
- a CDS encoding endonuclease MutS2, translated to MNIDEKSLHMLEFPKVREIFASFVSFPVSRELVLNLMPSADGELVSLWLRQSAEARQLLAGNPGFSIGGARDVRESVAVASRGKTLDPLTLLDIASTLASANKLHTNIGKLASELPALYEITNRIVPMPHLEQEISRCIDDASEISDSASPKLAELRQQLRETRQRLLRQLEGIVRSITSQGLLQESLITEREGRYVIPVKVEFQKDIKGIVHDVSNTGATVFIEPFGTVELGNKLRQLALEEEREIQRILSDLSAEVGANSAAISQDIALIAELDLALSKARYAERAKAIEPHIIDIGEVGQANAIGLNLIDARHPLLREKAVPLSVEMGDDFSTLIITGPNTGGKTVALKTIGLLTLMAQSGMPIPASEESCLPVFDGVFADIGDEQSIEQTLSTFSWHMSNIVRILRMSTSRSLVLLDELGTSTDPAEGTALAQSVLLHFLQRGTFVVATTHFSELKIFAHATSGMQNASFEFDPVTLGPTYRLTMGIPGGSNALAIASRLGLPEEIVASAKGMLSKGAVEIEELLTDLTHEKQNTRILREELDQEKAAIDRLRENLETDMRRLKEQEQYALREARDRIATEASELQRQIRSAAAELKKARTKESIDQSRQALKTVHEQLAGPAWQPKIERTGKEVVEERIAEGDHVRLIDTHLTGTVLSLSEKSNQIEIQAGQTRVRVDVSEVEKIAPPSERSLSTSYTVKRDSPRRKRLLELDLRGKRAEEVEPELDSYLNDASLSGVPEARIIHGYGTGTVRQIVRDMLTSHPLVKSFRPGEQGEGGDGVTVVKM
- the nadC gene encoding carboxylating nicotinate-nucleotide diphosphorylase; this translates as MDQKLIESIITNALAEDLGQGDVTTDTLIPAHLEARASVLIKSEGVLAGIEVAESVFRKVDPTLHFERLVQDGAMVSPGAIVAEINGKAASILKAERVALNFLQRLSGIASQTALHVAAVSGTKAKILDTRKTSPGLRPIEKYAVRMGGGQNHRYNLSDGVLIKDNHLAALATQGIGLGEAVKRAKAKAPQGLKIEVEVETVEQAGEALDARADIILLDNMGIEEMRRVVDMARGIALTEASGGITLANLRSVAKTGVDFISIGALTHSAKALDISLDIDFHTAR
- a CDS encoding pyridoxal phosphate-dependent aminotransferase; this encodes MTLSRRAQSISPSPTLALTAKARALRAKGIDVIGFGAGEPDFDTPDHIKKEAVKAISEGFTKYTPTSGIPELKEAICKKFKDDNGLDYDPSQVVVSCGAKHSLYNIMQVLCDEGDEVIVPAPYWVSYTEQVNVAGAKPVIIDTKEDTGFKITPKMLGNHISDRTKLLVMNSPSNPTGAVYSRQELEAIARIAVDRKIWVISDEIYEKLIYDDAKHVSIASLGSEIKARTLVVNGVSKTYSMTGWRIGYAAGDKQVIGAISNLQDHSTSNPTSISQRAALAALTSPPEFARQMAQEFKKRRDYMVETVNRIPGLSCIMPKGAFYAFVNISGLMGKAFKEKTVNTSMGLTELLLAEANVVVIPGGPFGADDHIRLSYAVSMDHIVTGLERMHQVIKQMK